Within Raineyella sp. W15-4, the genomic segment CGGGGTGCCCTGGCGCCTCGAGGCAGGCACCGCCGCGCTGGCCGACGTGCACGCCTGGTCGGCACTGAGCGTCGGCCAGCTGATCGAGGCGGGCGACCACGTCCTGCTGCTGGGCGACGTGATCGACGCCCGGACCGGCGGTGGACGGCCGCTCACCTACTGGCACCGCGGCTACGGCAGCCACCACGCCTTCTGACCCCTGCTGCCCCTCGGGGAACCCGTCCTCCCGGGGGGCTCGGCGTGGGCCGTCCGGGACCGGACCGCGGGACATCACTGGCTCCACACATCCAGTCAGATTAACGTAACCATTCACTCCACTTATCGATCGACATCGCCCTTCAGTCTTGGACCCCGAGAACATCGGGACCCTAGGGTCGTAGCCAGATACCACACCAAATCCATCGTTTATCAGGAGATTCCGGTGACCCTGCTCGCGACACCTCGGCTCGGCCAGGAGACCGTCGACGCCGTCGACCCGGTCGGCCCTGACTCCGGCGGTCGGCGCCGGCTGCGCTGGCCGTTCTCCCGCCGCTATCTCCTGGGCCGTACGGTCAACGCCGCGATCGCCGTCTGGGCGGTGCTGACGATCGTCTTCTTCGCCCTGCACCTGACCGGGAATCCGGCGGTGCTGCTGGTCTCCCCGGACGCCTCCAGGAGCGACGTCGAGCGGATCTCCGCCCAGCTCGGCTTCGACAAGCCGCTCATCGTGCAGTACGGCATCTTCCTCGCCCAGATCGCCGGCGGGCACTTCCCGGCCTCGATCCGCTACGGCACCGACCCACTGGCGATCGTCCTCTCCCGGCTGCCGGCCACCCTGCTGCTCGGCGGCACCGGGCTGGTGGCAGGCGTGCTGCTGGGGCTGACGGCCGGCTACTGGGCGGCGGTCGGCCGCAACGGACGGCTGCGGCGGGTGCCGGTCAGCATCCTGACCGCCTTCGAGGCGGTGCCCAGCTTCTTCCTCAGCGTCGTGTTCATCGCCCTGTTCGCGATCACCTGGCCAGTGCTGCCGATCGCCGGCAACGACAGCCCGGCCGCGCTGGTGCTGCCCGCCACGGTGATCGCCCTCGCCCTTGCCGCCCCGATCGCCCGGGTCTTCCGCACCTCGCTCACCGAGGTGCTCGACGCGGACCACGTACGTCTCGCCGAGGCCAAAGGCCTGTCGGCCACCACCGTCACCCTGCGCCACGTGGTGGTGAACTCGCTGGCACCGGTGGTCAACGTCGTCGGCGTCCAGGCCGGCGTGGTGCTGGGCGGGGCGGTGGTCACCGAGTCCGTGTTCAGCTGGCCGGGCGTCGGGCAGCTGGCCACCTCCGCCATCGCCTCCCGCGACTATCCCGTCGTGTTGGCCTCAGTCACCCTGATCGCGGTCGGCTTCGTCCTGATCAACCTGGTGGTCGACGCCGCGGCGGCCCTGCTCGACCCGCGAGGGGGCCGGCGATGAACCACGCAGTCACCGATACCGATCCGGCCACCACCACGATCCTCCCGGAGGAACCTGCCGGCACGGCCCGCCGGCGACCGCTCGTCTCGACCGGGGTGCTGCTCGCCGCAGCCTACCTGCTGGCCGTCGTCGCCCTCGCCCTGCTCGCACCGGTCCTCGCCCCGCAGGGCTACGACGCCCAGGATGTGGCGGCGCGCTACACCGAACCGTCCTGGTTCCTCGGCCCGCATCCCTTCGGCACCGACGAACTGGGCCGCGACCTGCTGGTCCGGGTCCTCTACGGGGCCCGTCCGGCGCTGGCGATCAGCCTCACCGCGGCACTGCTCGCCACCGCGATCGGCGTCACCCTGTCCCTGCTGGCAGTCTTCGGGGGCCCGTTCTGGGACGGCCTGATGGGCCGGTTGGCCGACGTGCAGCTGGCGATCCCGTCGATCCTGCTGGCCCTGGTGGTGCTCGCCTTCGCCGGCACCGGCTTCGTCGCCCTCGTTGCGGTCCTCGCGGTGGGTGCCTGGGTGCTCACCTTCCGGATCATCCGGGCCCACGCGGCCGGGATCGCCACCCTCCCGTACGTCGAGGCCGCCCGGCTCAGCGGCGCCGGGACGCTCGGGGTGCTCACCCGCCACGTCCTGCCGGCGTCGGTCCCGCTGCTGATCGTGGCGATGACGCTGAACTTCTCCTCGGTGCTGATCCTGGAGTCCAGCCTGGGCTACCTCGGACTCGGCGTGCAGCCGCCGCAGCCCGACTGGGGACAGTTGGTCGCCTCCGGCCAGGCACAGCTGGCCGGCGCCTGGTGGATCTCGATCATCCCCGGCGTGGCCATCGTGCTGACGGTCGTCAGCCTGCAGGTCGTCGGTGACCGACTGGCCGACCACTTCTCCCTCGCCGCCCTGAAGGAGCGCTGACATGACCGAGACCAGCGTCGAGCCACGGACCGTCCCACCGCTCACCCACGCCGATCCGGCACCGTTCGATCCGACACCATTGCTGGCGGTCCGGGGCCTCACCGTGGGCACCACCCGGGGCGCGGAACTGGTGCACGACGTCACTTTCTCGGTGGCCGCCGGCTTCTCCCTGGGCATCGTCGGTGAATCGGGCTCCGGCAAGACGATGACGGCGATGGCCGTCGCCGGCCTGCTCCCCCGCAACGTCGCGGTCACCGCCGGCAGCGTCCGGGTCGCCGGCCAGGACGTGACGGCCCGCACCGACGCCGAGCGCCGCGTCCTGCTCCGCGACACCTTCGGGGTGGTCTTCCAGAACCCCACGGTGACACTGAACCCCCGGCTGACGATCGGCGCCCAACTGCGCGAGGCGCTGCCACCGGAGCTCCGCCGCCACCGGCCCGCGGCCCGGGCGCGGAGCCTGGAGCTGCTCGACCACGTCGGCGTCCCGCGCGCCGCCGAACGGCTCACCGCCTACCCGCACGAACTGTCCGGCGGCCTCAACCAGCGCATCGTGATCGCCATCGCGGTCGCCCGCCGCCCCCGGATCCTGATCGCCGACGAGGCCACCACCGCGCTGGACGTCAGCGTCCAGAAGCAGGTGCTCGACCTGATCGACCGGCTGCGCGCCGAGCTCGACCTGGCGGTGATCATGGTCAGCCACGACATGGGCGTGATCGCCGACCGCACCGACGAGGTGCTGGTGCTCAAGGACGGCCACCGGGTCGAACAGGGTCCCGTCGACCGGTTGATCACCGGGCCGCGGCACCCCTACACCCGGACCCTGCTGGACGCCGTACCGAGCCTCGACGCCCCCGCCCCACCACCGCCCACCGACGACCGCCCGGTCCTGATCGAGGCCCGTGACCTGGTCCGGACGTTCAGCGCGCACGGCCAGGGTGCCGGCGTCATCCGCGCGGTCGACCATGTCGACCTGACCCTGCACGGCGGTCAGGCACTCGGGGTGGTCGGCGAGTCCGGCTCCGGCAAGACCACCCTGGCGCGGATCCTGGTCGGACTGGACCGGCCGGACGAGGGTGGGCTCAGCGCGCTCGGCACGCCGATCCGCGGCACGACGATCGCCCGGCGACGCCGCCAGCTGCAGGACGTGCAGTACGTCTTCCAGGACCCGTGGTCCGCGCTGGACCCGCGGCAGACGGTCGAGGAGATCATCGCCGAACCCATCCAGCTCTCCGGCACCCCCGACCAGCGCCGGCAGGTGAGCCGGCTGGTCGCCGGTCTGCTGGAGGACGTCCGGCTGCCCACCTCGTACGCGGACCGCACACCGCACCAGCTCTCCGGCGGCCAGCGCCAGCGAGTGGTGATCGCCCGGGCCCTCGCCCTGGGGCCGCGGGTGGTGGTCGCCGACGAGCCGGTCTCCGCCCTCGATCTGTCGGTGCAGGCCACCGTGCTGGACCTGCTGGCCCGGCTGCGTGAGGAGCACGACCTGTCCTACGTGGTCATCTCCCACGACCTCGCGGTGATCAAACGCCTCTGCACCGACGTCCTCGTGATGCGGGAGGGCCGCGTCGTGGAGCGCGGCCGCACCGACGACATCTTCACCACCCCCACCGATCCCTACACCCGACTGCTGCTGGACGCGATCCCGGGCCGTGACCGGCTCCATCGGTCCGGGCAGCGTCCCACCCCCTGACCCGCCTCACCCCTGACCCGCCGAAAAGGACCCACCATGTCCCCCTCCCCCCGCACCCGCCTCCTCGCCGCCGCAGTGGCCCTGCTGGCTCTCGCCCCGCTGGCGGCCTGCGGCACCGCCAACGGCAGCAGCGGCGCGCCCGCCGGTGACAATCTCGTCATCGGCATCTCCCGCAAGCTGACCGCCCTGGATCCCGCCAAGGGCAGCTCGGTCGACGGCGACGGCTCCATCCAGCGAGCCATCTACGAGGGCCTCACCAGCTACGACGCGAACCAGCAGCTGCAGCCCCAGCTGGCGACCTCGTGGCAACAGACCGACCAGACCACCTGGACCTTCACTCTCCGCGACGGGGTCACCTTCAGCGACGGCAGCCCGTTCACCGCCTCCGACGTGGTGTTCACCTTCAACCGGTACCTGGATCCGAACACGAAGATCACCACCGCGGCAGCGGTCAAGGCGTTCGTCTCCTCGGTCGAGGCACCCGACGACCACACCGTCGTCATCCACACCAAGGGCCCCTACCTCGACCTCCCGGACCGGCTGGCCAACTTCTTCATCCAGGACGAGACCTTCGTCAAGGCGCACCCCGACGACGTCAAGGCCGCCGTCGGCACCGGACCGTACGTGCTGGACACGGTGGACCTGGAGAACGGCGCCACCCTGCACCGCAACGACAGCTACTGGGGGGCCGAGCCGCAGTGGAAGACGGTGGCCTACAAGGTGCTGGAGACCGAGGCGGCGCGGGTCCAGGCCGCCCAGGCCGGCAGCATCGACGTCGCCATCCAGTACGAGCCGGCCGACCTCAAGCTGTTCGGCAAGAGCAAGGACTACACCACCGGCTCGCAGTGGTCCTCGTGGAACAACACCCTGCGGCTGAACGAGAACATCAAGCCGCTGGACGACGTCCGGGTCCGCCAGGCGCTGAACTACGCCATCGACAAGCAGGCGATCATCCGCGACGTGCTCGGCGCCGACGTCCAGCCGCTGGCCGGCCAGGCCCTGGCCGCGCCGTACGACAAGGTCAACCCGGATCTCACCGCCTATCCGTACGATCCGGCGAAGGCCCGCCAGCTGCTGGCGGAGGCCGGCTACCCGCAGGGCTTCGACATCGAACTCGGGCTGAGCACCGGGACGTACGTGGCGCAGGACGCCGCCGCCCAGGTCATCGCCAAGCAGCTCGGCGAGGTCGGGGTGCGGGTCAACATCACCCAGCAGGCGTTCCCGAACTGGGTGCAGCGGACCTACTCCGACCAGAACGCGCCGGGCCTCTACTACATCGGCTACACCTCCGGCTACAAGGCGATCGCCGAGCGGCTGCGGACGTACGCCACCAGCAACGCCCAGACCCACTACGCCCAGCCGGACACCACCTACGACGGCCTGGTGGCCAAGGTCACCACGGCCACCACCGCCGAGGAGCAGCAGCAGTACGCGAACCAGGCCACCGCACAGTTCCGGGACCAGGCTCACGTCGTCTTCCTGTGGCCCCAGCCGCTCACCTACGTGGTCCGCAAGAACCTGCAGTGGACCCCGCGCCCCGAGCACTGGCTGGAGCCGCAGGAGTTCTCCCCCAAGGCCTCCTGAGACCTCCCTCCACCGAGCATCCCTCCGCAGCAAGTCAGAGCGGAAAGACAGAAAGGACGTGACACGATGACCATCGACCACCCGACCGGTGTCCCCGGACAGCGCGTGGCCCACGGTGAGCAGCTGGTGCTCGCCACCCTGATCGGCGGGGTCGGCAACCATGCCGGCGCCTGGCGGCGACCCGGCAGCCGGGTCGAGGAGAAGTACAACCTGTCGCTGTTCCGCGACATCGTCGGCTGGGCCGAGCGGGCCAAGCTGCACGCGGTCTTCCTCGCCGACACCGTCCGGCTGGACACCGACGCGGTGCGCAGCCAGCCGTTCGCCGGCCTGGAGCCGCTCACCCTGCTCTCCGCCCTGTCGGCGGTGACCGAGCACATCGGCCTGATCGGATCGGTCTCCACCACCTTCTCCGAGCCCTACAACGTCGCCCGCCAGCTGGCCTCCCTCGACCACCTGTCCGGTGGCCGGGCCGGCTGGAACCTGGTCACCTCCGCGTACGGGGAGGAGAACTTCGGCCGGGAGCTGCCCGGGCACGACGAGCGCTACCAGCGTGGCGCCGAGTACGCGCAGGTGTTGTTCGAGCTCTTCGACAGCTGGGAGGCCGACGCGATCGACATCGACCGGGCCGCCGGTGTCTACGCCGATCCGGACAAGGTGCACCGGATCGACCACTCCGGCCGGTACTTCACCGTGCAGGGACCGCTGAACGTGGCCCGCCCCCCACAGGGCCGCCCGGTTGTCGCGCAGGCCGGCTCCTCCCGCGCCGGGCAGGAGGTGGCCGCCCGATTCGCCGACCTGGTCTTCACCACCGGGCGGACCTCCGACGCCGACAGCCTCGCCTTCTACCGGTCGCTCAAGGACCGGGTGCTGCGGGCCGGCCGCCGCCCGGAGTCGGTGAAGATCCTGCCCGGAGTCTCACCGATCATCGGACAGACCGAGACCGAGGCCAAGGCGATCGAGAAGGAGCTCAACGGTCTGATCGATCTGGAATCGGGCCGGGCCAAGCTCTCCCGCCAACTCGCCGGGACCCTCCTCGACGACCTCGAGCTGGACGACACCGTCCCGCTCGACCGGCTGCCCGACGAGCGCACGGTCGAGGGCCGGCGGTCACGGTACGGGGTCTACCTCGACCTGATCCGCGAGGGCTGGACGCTGCGACGGCTGATCGAGTGGGAGGTCGCCTCGTCGGGGCACTTCGTCCCGGTCGGTGACCCCGAGCAGATCGCCGACCTACTGCTGCGCCGCTTCGAGGCCGGGGCCGCCGACGGTTACATCCTGCTGCCGTCGTACGTCCCGGAGGGCTTCGCCCTGCTGACCGACGCGGTCGTCCCGATCCTGCAGGACCGCGGCGCCTTCCAGACCGACTACGCCGGCTCGACCCTGCGCGAGAACCTCGGTCTGACCGACTACCCCACGGCCCGCGCCGCCGCCTGACCCACCACACCCGAACCGCCACGCCGCCCCAGCCCCACCACACCGGAACCACCACGGAGAGAACATGACCGTCACCACCGACCACACCCTCACCACCGACCAGCCGACCACGGCCACCGCACCGGCCGGCACCGCCAGCACCGGCCTGCCCGAGGTCGTGCCGCCCCGCTCCAGGGACACCCGGTGGGAGCTGGCCGCCGCCCTGCGCCAGCTGGGCCGGCTGGGCTACGAGTTCGGCTTCAACGGGCATGTCTCGGCCAGGGCCACCGAGGCCCCCGGCCATTACTGGGTCAACCCGTTCGGGGTCTCGATCAGCACCGTCACCCCCGCGGACCTTGTTCTGGTCGACGACCGCGGCGAGGTCGTCGACCCCCGCGGCGGGCAGACCATCAACGGTTTCGCCGGCAACCTGGCCCTGCACCAGCAGATCCCGGAGGCGGCGGTGGCGATCCACCTGCACACCCCGCGCGGCTTCATCTGGTCGAATCTGGGCCGGCCGCTGCGGGCGGTGACCACCGACGCCGCCCTGGTGGTCGGGCTGCAGGGGCTGAGTGCCCGGATCTGGGGCGAGGAGTCGGGGCCGACGAACGTCGAGCTGGCCCGGGCCGGCAAGCGGGTCATCCTGCAGAGGGGCCACGGCTTCGTCACCTGGGGCGGCTCGGTCGGCGAGGCGGCGTTCTATCTCTGGGCGGCGGAACGCGCCGCGGACGCCAACCTGGCGCTGCTCGGCGTCGCCGAGCCCGAGGTGCTGTCCGCGGAGCTGGTGACGAAGTGGACCCTCACCCCAGAGCTCGCCCGGGCCCACTTCGAGCCCGCCTTCACCCTGGCCGAGGCGGAGGGGCTGCGATGAGCCGGCGCTATGTCGTCATCGGTGCCGGCGGGGTCGGTGCCGGCCTCGCGGCCGGGTTCGTCCGGGCCGGGATCCCGGTAGTGCTCGTCTCGCGGGGCGACACGTACGAGGCGATCCGCGACCGCGGCCTGCGCTATCGCCAGGGCGGGGAGGCCAGGACCCTCGATGTCGATGTCGTCGGCTCCCCCGACCAGGTCCGGCTCCGCCGCACCGACATCCTGGTGCTGGCGACCAAGTCGCAGGACGCCCCGGCGACGCTGGCGGACTGGGCCTGGCGCCCCGTCGAGGGCGGCGGGGTGGCCGCCGAGCTGCCGGTGCTGCTGACCCAGAACGGCCTGGACGCCGAACGGGTCGCGCTGCGCTACTTCGCCACCGTGA encodes:
- a CDS encoding ABC transporter substrate-binding protein, whose translation is MSPSPRTRLLAAAVALLALAPLAACGTANGSSGAPAGDNLVIGISRKLTALDPAKGSSVDGDGSIQRAIYEGLTSYDANQQLQPQLATSWQQTDQTTWTFTLRDGVTFSDGSPFTASDVVFTFNRYLDPNTKITTAAAVKAFVSSVEAPDDHTVVIHTKGPYLDLPDRLANFFIQDETFVKAHPDDVKAAVGTGPYVLDTVDLENGATLHRNDSYWGAEPQWKTVAYKVLETEAARVQAAQAGSIDVAIQYEPADLKLFGKSKDYTTGSQWSSWNNTLRLNENIKPLDDVRVRQALNYAIDKQAIIRDVLGADVQPLAGQALAAPYDKVNPDLTAYPYDPAKARQLLAEAGYPQGFDIELGLSTGTYVAQDAAAQVIAKQLGEVGVRVNITQQAFPNWVQRTYSDQNAPGLYYIGYTSGYKAIAERLRTYATSNAQTHYAQPDTTYDGLVAKVTTATTAEEQQQYANQATAQFRDQAHVVFLWPQPLTYVVRKNLQWTPRPEHWLEPQEFSPKAS
- a CDS encoding NtaA/DmoA family FMN-dependent monooxygenase (This protein belongs to a clade of FMN-dependent monooxygenases, within a broader family of flavin-dependent oxidoreductases, the luciferase-like monooxygenase (LMM) family, some of whose members use coenzyme F420 rather than FMN.) codes for the protein MTIDHPTGVPGQRVAHGEQLVLATLIGGVGNHAGAWRRPGSRVEEKYNLSLFRDIVGWAERAKLHAVFLADTVRLDTDAVRSQPFAGLEPLTLLSALSAVTEHIGLIGSVSTTFSEPYNVARQLASLDHLSGGRAGWNLVTSAYGEENFGRELPGHDERYQRGAEYAQVLFELFDSWEADAIDIDRAAGVYADPDKVHRIDHSGRYFTVQGPLNVARPPQGRPVVAQAGSSRAGQEVAARFADLVFTTGRTSDADSLAFYRSLKDRVLRAGRRPESVKILPGVSPIIGQTETEAKAIEKELNGLIDLESGRAKLSRQLAGTLLDDLELDDTVPLDRLPDERTVEGRRSRYGVYLDLIREGWTLRRLIEWEVASSGHFVPVGDPEQIADLLLRRFEAGAADGYILLPSYVPEGFALLTDAVVPILQDRGAFQTDYAGSTLRENLGLTDYPTARAAA
- a CDS encoding class II aldolase/adducin family protein, coding for MTVTTDHTLTTDQPTTATAPAGTASTGLPEVVPPRSRDTRWELAAALRQLGRLGYEFGFNGHVSARATEAPGHYWVNPFGVSISTVTPADLVLVDDRGEVVDPRGGQTINGFAGNLALHQQIPEAAVAIHLHTPRGFIWSNLGRPLRAVTTDAALVVGLQGLSARIWGEESGPTNVELARAGKRVILQRGHGFVTWGGSVGEAAFYLWAAERAADANLALLGVAEPEVLSAELVTKWTLTPELARAHFEPAFTLAEAEGLR
- a CDS encoding ABC transporter ATP-binding protein, whose protein sequence is MTETSVEPRTVPPLTHADPAPFDPTPLLAVRGLTVGTTRGAELVHDVTFSVAAGFSLGIVGESGSGKTMTAMAVAGLLPRNVAVTAGSVRVAGQDVTARTDAERRVLLRDTFGVVFQNPTVTLNPRLTIGAQLREALPPELRRHRPAARARSLELLDHVGVPRAAERLTAYPHELSGGLNQRIVIAIAVARRPRILIADEATTALDVSVQKQVLDLIDRLRAELDLAVIMVSHDMGVIADRTDEVLVLKDGHRVEQGPVDRLITGPRHPYTRTLLDAVPSLDAPAPPPPTDDRPVLIEARDLVRTFSAHGQGAGVIRAVDHVDLTLHGGQALGVVGESGSGKTTLARILVGLDRPDEGGLSALGTPIRGTTIARRRRQLQDVQYVFQDPWSALDPRQTVEEIIAEPIQLSGTPDQRRQVSRLVAGLLEDVRLPTSYADRTPHQLSGGQRQRVVIARALALGPRVVVADEPVSALDLSVQATVLDLLARLREEHDLSYVVISHDLAVIKRLCTDVLVMREGRVVERGRTDDIFTTPTDPYTRLLLDAIPGRDRLHRSGQRPTP
- a CDS encoding ABC transporter permease, whose protein sequence is MTLLATPRLGQETVDAVDPVGPDSGGRRRLRWPFSRRYLLGRTVNAAIAVWAVLTIVFFALHLTGNPAVLLVSPDASRSDVERISAQLGFDKPLIVQYGIFLAQIAGGHFPASIRYGTDPLAIVLSRLPATLLLGGTGLVAGVLLGLTAGYWAAVGRNGRLRRVPVSILTAFEAVPSFFLSVVFIALFAITWPVLPIAGNDSPAALVLPATVIALALAAPIARVFRTSLTEVLDADHVRLAEAKGLSATTVTLRHVVVNSLAPVVNVVGVQAGVVLGGAVVTESVFSWPGVGQLATSAIASRDYPVVLASVTLIAVGFVLINLVVDAAAALLDPRGGRR
- a CDS encoding ABC transporter permease — translated: MNHAVTDTDPATTTILPEEPAGTARRRPLVSTGVLLAAAYLLAVVALALLAPVLAPQGYDAQDVAARYTEPSWFLGPHPFGTDELGRDLLVRVLYGARPALAISLTAALLATAIGVTLSLLAVFGGPFWDGLMGRLADVQLAIPSILLALVVLAFAGTGFVALVAVLAVGAWVLTFRIIRAHAAGIATLPYVEAARLSGAGTLGVLTRHVLPASVPLLIVAMTLNFSSVLILESSLGYLGLGVQPPQPDWGQLVASGQAQLAGAWWISIIPGVAIVLTVVSLQVVGDRLADHFSLAALKER